A genomic stretch from Dyella sp. M7H15-1 includes:
- a CDS encoding ISAs1 family transposase, protein MPSFIDHFSRIEDPRIERHKRHDLMDILVLVVCAVISGAEGWLAIQEFGYNKLDWLRRFVPLRHGVPSHDGIAYVMARLSPTQFTRCFCDWVASIKTELGDEVIAIDGKTVRGSQNRRHGRKPLHLVSAWATSSRLVLGQEATDEKSNEITAIPRLLELLELKGCIVMLDAMGCQRDIAAQIVEQGGEYVIGLKGNQDNLYEAVQDFFTTAHASDFQGVTHDYREETDKGHGRLETRKYWITPCLDTLPAPEQWRGLQSIGMVKRECIQDGKQTCETRYFIAAIAPDAQRFAHAVRGHWGIENGLHWCLDVTFREDESRLRTGAAPAIMASIRHLVLNLFQQEPSKGSIKQKRLRAAWSDEFRSKVLLA, encoded by the coding sequence ATGCCGAGTTTCATCGATCACTTTTCCCGCATAGAAGATCCACGTATTGAGCGTCACAAGCGGCACGATTTGATGGATATTCTGGTGCTGGTCGTGTGTGCGGTGATCAGTGGTGCCGAAGGGTGGTTGGCGATCCAAGAGTTCGGCTACAACAAGCTTGATTGGCTGCGGCGCTTCGTGCCACTTCGCCACGGCGTGCCATCGCATGATGGCATCGCGTATGTGATGGCACGCCTTTCGCCGACCCAGTTCACACGGTGTTTTTGTGACTGGGTGGCGAGCATCAAGACTGAGCTGGGAGATGAAGTGATCGCGATCGATGGCAAAACCGTGCGTGGCTCGCAGAACCGCCGACATGGGCGCAAACCACTGCACCTTGTCAGCGCGTGGGCGACAAGCAGTCGCCTCGTGCTGGGCCAGGAAGCAACGGATGAGAAATCAAACGAGATCACCGCCATCCCGCGCTTGCTGGAGTTGCTGGAATTGAAGGGCTGCATCGTGATGTTGGACGCCATGGGGTGCCAACGCGACATTGCGGCGCAAATAGTGGAACAGGGTGGCGAGTACGTGATCGGCCTGAAGGGCAATCAAGACAACTTATACGAGGCGGTGCAGGACTTTTTCACTACCGCACACGCGTCGGACTTCCAAGGCGTCACGCATGACTATCGTGAGGAGACCGACAAAGGCCATGGTCGGCTGGAAACGCGGAAGTACTGGATTACGCCGTGTTTGGACACCCTGCCGGCACCGGAGCAGTGGCGCGGGTTGCAGAGTATTGGCATGGTGAAGCGAGAATGCATTCAGGATGGCAAGCAAACCTGCGAGACGCGCTATTTCATTGCGGCGATCGCTCCCGATGCGCAGCGCTTTGCTCATGCCGTGCGGGGGCACTGGGGGATCGAAAATGGGTTGCATTGGTGTTTGGACGTGACCTTTCGTGAGGACGAAAGTCGACTCCGCACGGGTGCTGCTCCGGCCATCATGGCATCCATCCGCCATCTGGTACTGAACTTGTTCCAGCAAGAGCCCAGCAAAGGCAGCATCAAACAAAAACGCTTGAGGGCAGCTTGGAGCGATGAATTCCGCTCCAAAGTGCTCTTGGCATAG
- a CDS encoding alpha/beta hydrolase produces MTSPAPTSFPDQLTEFFLQGPVGPLEAISDVAERPGARRGTAVICHPNTKDGGTMHNKVVTMLDRSLHESGLDTLRFNFRSGGESAGEYDHGIGESEDLAAAVAWVRKVRPDDALWLAGFSFGSYVTLRNAVRLKADALISIAPPVGRWSLEVLALPTCPWLAVMGEEDEIVEPQAVFDWIDSLEQPPELVRMPETGHFFHRRLMDLRGAVKHAIHDWLPPFRD; encoded by the coding sequence ATGACATCCCCCGCCCCCACCTCATTCCCCGACCAGCTCACCGAATTCTTCCTGCAAGGTCCGGTGGGGCCGCTCGAAGCCATCAGCGATGTGGCTGAACGTCCTGGCGCGCGCCGCGGCACAGCGGTGATCTGTCATCCCAACACCAAGGATGGCGGCACCATGCACAACAAAGTAGTCACCATGCTGGACCGCAGCCTGCATGAATCGGGCCTGGACACGCTGCGCTTCAATTTCCGCAGCGGTGGTGAATCGGCGGGCGAATACGACCATGGCATCGGCGAGAGCGAAGATCTCGCCGCCGCCGTCGCCTGGGTGCGCAAGGTACGCCCCGATGATGCGTTGTGGCTGGCCGGATTCTCCTTTGGCAGCTACGTCACCTTGCGCAACGCCGTGCGCTTGAAGGCCGATGCCTTGATCAGTATTGCGCCGCCCGTCGGCCGCTGGTCGCTGGAAGTGCTCGCGCTGCCCACCTGCCCCTGGCTGGCGGTAATGGGCGAAGAAGACGAAATCGTGGAACCGCAAGCCGTGTTCGACTGGATCGACAGTCTTGAGCAGCCACCGGAACTGGTCCGCATGCCGGAGACCGGTCATTTCTTCCATCGTCGGTTGATGGATCTGCGCGGCGCCGTCAAGCACGCGATCCACGATTGGCTGCCGCCGTTTCGCGATTAA
- a CDS encoding efflux RND transporter periplasmic adaptor subunit, with protein MSRFWKIALIVITVLVVGGVAFRLLHKPEATGGYGHHREAGQGGSASAQSGNNSQDNAPVPVTVEPTVKQNVPVYLTALGTVTALNSVVVNPQIGGQLWTINFKEGQAVKKGDVIAQIDPRTYQAAYDQAVAKQKQDEASLDTAVSTLNRNQDLVAKGYVAALNMDTYRNNVAQLKATVVADEANARSAKVQLDFTKIISPIDGVAGIRNVDPGNVVTTTTSIVTLTQIQPVYVIFSLPEQNLEAVRDAFQNGANKLEVIALDRSDAHPLDTTGFLQVVDNQIDTATGTFKLRAQFTNPDSKLWQGQFVNVRLRVRTVSGGLVVPSQAVQRGPDGDFVYKLQADQTVAMQPVTVAGEVGDSHVMVSKGLDEGDQVVTEGQFRLKPGSKVQALKPGEVPAAPAASEADKKKWKQQGGGRRGGGGGG; from the coding sequence ATGTCGCGTTTTTGGAAGATCGCGCTCATCGTGATCACGGTGCTTGTCGTAGGGGGCGTCGCGTTCCGCCTGCTGCATAAACCTGAAGCGACCGGTGGCTATGGCCATCATCGCGAGGCCGGTCAGGGAGGCTCTGCATCGGCGCAGTCCGGTAACAACAGTCAGGACAACGCGCCGGTACCGGTCACCGTCGAACCCACGGTGAAGCAGAACGTGCCGGTGTATCTCACCGCGCTAGGCACGGTGACGGCGTTGAACAGCGTCGTGGTCAATCCGCAGATCGGTGGCCAGCTCTGGACCATCAATTTCAAGGAAGGCCAGGCGGTGAAGAAGGGCGACGTGATCGCCCAGATCGATCCGCGTACCTACCAGGCCGCCTATGACCAGGCTGTGGCTAAGCAGAAGCAGGACGAGGCCTCGCTCGACACCGCCGTCAGCACGCTCAATCGCAACCAAGATCTGGTGGCGAAAGGCTACGTGGCCGCGCTGAACATGGACACCTACCGCAACAACGTGGCCCAATTGAAGGCCACCGTGGTGGCTGACGAAGCCAATGCGCGTTCGGCCAAGGTGCAGCTCGATTTCACCAAGATCATCTCGCCGATCGATGGCGTGGCCGGTATCCGCAACGTTGACCCGGGCAATGTAGTCACCACCACCACCTCGATCGTGACGCTGACCCAGATCCAGCCGGTCTACGTGATCTTCAGCCTGCCCGAGCAGAATCTTGAAGCGGTGCGTGATGCCTTCCAGAACGGCGCGAACAAGCTGGAAGTGATCGCGCTGGATCGCAGCGATGCACATCCGCTGGATACGACCGGCTTCCTGCAGGTGGTCGACAACCAGATCGACACCGCTACGGGCACCTTCAAGCTGCGTGCGCAGTTCACCAATCCCGACAGCAAGCTGTGGCAGGGTCAATTCGTCAACGTGCGACTGCGCGTGAGGACGGTTTCCGGCGGGCTGGTGGTGCCGTCGCAAGCCGTGCAGCGCGGTCCGGATGGCGATTTCGTCTACAAGCTGCAGGCGGATCAGACCGTGGCCATGCAACCGGTGACGGTGGCCGGTGAAGTCGGCGACAGCCACGTGATGGTGAGCAAGGGCCTGGACGAAGGCGACCAGGTCGTCACTGAAGGTCAGTTCCGCCTCAAGCCGGGTAGCAAGGTGCAGGCACTCAAGCCGGGCGAAGTGCCGGCAGCCCCCGCGGCTTCGGAGGCTGACAAGAAAAAGTGGAAGCAGCAGGGTGGCGGTCGCCGCGGCGGTGGTGGCGGTGGTTGA
- a CDS encoding hemolysin family protein, with protein MNEWLGIFTVFLLVAANGFFVAAEFSLVAIRRSRVTELVAQGRANAKVLLHTVDRLDASLAATQLGITLSSLALGWVGEPALAHLIVPLLEGWAGKYASVSAEVIAVAIAFSIITALHIVLGELAPKSLALQRSEDTALWVVRPLNLFLLVFRPAIVVLNGLGNLVLRICGLRPGASEEMLHSAEELKLLVSASQEAGLLLRTQQEVVERVFNIGDRRIGDIMTPRTDIVWIDMDNDRNEILQTLRECHHEHILVGRGDIDELLGMLTKRDLLDQHLDGRELDPQAALQTPLSIQESTPIFKVLERFRAAPVRMAVVRNEYGGLEGIVTQADLLEAMVGHLPDAEGDMPHIVEREDGSLLIDGACPIFQMFERLGLRQPAERSAYHTAAGFVLAQLAHMPQVGEYCVYEGWRLEVVDTDGRRIDKVLATRA; from the coding sequence ATGAATGAGTGGCTAGGCATTTTCACGGTATTTTTGCTGGTGGCAGCCAATGGCTTTTTCGTCGCGGCAGAGTTTTCGCTGGTTGCCATTCGGCGCAGCCGGGTGACCGAGCTGGTCGCGCAAGGTCGTGCGAATGCCAAGGTCTTGCTGCACACCGTGGATCGTCTTGATGCCAGCCTGGCGGCTACACAGCTTGGTATCACATTGTCTTCGCTGGCGCTGGGCTGGGTGGGCGAGCCAGCGCTGGCCCACCTGATCGTGCCGCTGCTGGAAGGTTGGGCTGGCAAGTACGCCAGCGTGAGCGCTGAGGTGATTGCGGTGGCGATCGCTTTCAGCATCATCACAGCCTTGCATATTGTGCTGGGCGAGCTGGCGCCAAAGAGCCTAGCCTTGCAGCGCAGCGAGGATACAGCGTTGTGGGTGGTGCGGCCGCTGAACCTGTTTCTGTTGGTGTTTCGCCCGGCCATCGTGGTGCTCAACGGCTTGGGCAATCTCGTGCTGCGCATCTGTGGGCTGCGCCCCGGCGCGAGTGAAGAAATGCTGCATTCGGCAGAAGAACTCAAGCTGCTGGTTTCCGCCAGTCAGGAGGCCGGCCTGTTGTTGCGCACCCAGCAAGAGGTGGTAGAGCGCGTCTTCAATATTGGCGACCGGCGTATCGGCGACATCATGACGCCGCGTACCGATATCGTCTGGATCGATATGGACAATGATCGCAATGAGATCCTGCAAACACTGCGCGAATGCCATCACGAGCATATCCTGGTGGGCCGTGGTGATATCGATGAACTGCTAGGCATGCTGACCAAGCGCGATCTGCTCGACCAACACCTCGATGGCCGTGAACTCGATCCGCAGGCCGCGTTGCAAACACCCCTATCGATCCAGGAATCGACACCGATTTTCAAAGTGCTGGAGCGTTTCCGTGCGGCGCCTGTGCGCATGGCGGTGGTGCGCAATGAATACGGTGGACTGGAAGGTATCGTTACCCAGGCTGACTTGCTCGAAGCGATGGTGGGACATCTGCCGGATGCCGAAGGCGATATGCCCCATATCGTCGAGCGCGAGGATGGCAGCCTGCTGATCGACGGTGCCTGCCCGATCTTCCAGATGTTCGAACGGTTGGGATTGCGCCAGCCGGCCGAGCGCAGTGCATATCACACGGCAGCGGGTTTCGTGCTGGCCCAGTTGGCGCACATGCCACAGGTAGGGGAGTACTGTGTCTACGAAGGATGGCGGCTGGAGGTGGTGGATACGGATGGGCGGCGTATCGACAAAGTGTTGGCGACACGCGCGTAG
- a CDS encoding efflux RND transporter permease subunit, whose translation MGFSTLFIRRPIATALLMVAVMLLGVLGYRELPVSALPEIEAPSLVVTTQYPGASASTMASLVTTPLERNLGQISGLDMMTSDSSAGLSTIVLQFNMDRDIDIAAQDVQAAINQARGTLPSTLPYPPVYNRVNPADAPIMTLMLTSDSRQLRDVNDLADSILAQKLSQVQGVGLVSIAGNVRPAVRIQVNPAQLANLGLTMEDVRNALTEANVNAPKGTLNGATQSYTISTNDQLATAAEYKDTILSYNSSTNAPVRLSDVAKVVDGVENDQLAAWANGKPAVLLDIRRQPGANIVQTVAQIRQILPQLRSVLPADVHLDIFADRTITIRASVEDVQFTLLLTIALVVAVIFVFLRRLWATIIPSIAVPLSLLGTFGVMSFANMSLDNLSLMALTVATGFVVDDAIVMIENIVRYIEQGKSGQEAAEIGAKEIGFTVLSLTVSLIAVFLPLLLMPGVTGRLFHEFAWVLATAVVISMLVSLTLTPMMCAYLLRPDALPEGEDAHERHAAAGKRTVWSRTVSLYETSLDWVLDHQRLMILVAVVTIVVTVFLYIVIPKGLLPEQDTGLITGVVQADQNVAFPQMEQRTKAVADALQKDPNVAGVAAFIGAGSINPTLNQGQLSIVLKDRSKRGSLDNVVASLQNAAANIPGVALYLKPVQDVTLDTRVAATEYQYSMSDVNSDELAQYATQMTQALRARPELADVDNNLANQGNALKLTIDRDKASTLGVPVQTIDDTLYDSFGQRQISTIFTQLNQYRVVLEVEPQFRSSTSLLNQLTVKSNGSGALTGSNATTFGQATSSNSSTATGIGVANTGIILGAGGTIPLASLVNAEVTTAPLVISHQQQLPAVTVSFNLAPGYSLSQAVDAIHEVEKKLNFPPQVRGQFIGKAAEFSSSLSNEALLLLASVIVIYIVLGVLYESYIHPITIISTLPPAGVGALLALILCNMSLSVDGIVGIVLLIGIVKKNAIMMIDFAIEAQRTGMRPREAIHRACLLRFRPIMMTTAAAMLGALPLALGNGIGAELRRPLGVSIVGGLLLSQLVTLYTTPVIYLYMERFSDWLGERRERRALRHAQRGAV comes from the coding sequence ATGGGATTCTCCACACTCTTCATCCGCCGTCCCATCGCCACCGCGCTCCTGATGGTGGCGGTGATGCTGCTTGGCGTACTCGGTTATCGCGAATTGCCGGTGTCGGCACTGCCCGAGATCGAAGCGCCCAGCCTGGTGGTCACCACGCAGTATCCGGGCGCCAGTGCTTCCACCATGGCCTCGCTGGTGACCACGCCGCTTGAGCGCAATCTAGGCCAGATTTCCGGCCTCGACATGATGACCTCGGATTCATCCGCGGGCCTGTCGACCATCGTGTTGCAATTCAACATGGATCGCGATATTGATATCGCGGCGCAGGATGTGCAGGCAGCGATCAACCAGGCGCGCGGCACCTTGCCCAGCACCCTGCCGTATCCGCCGGTATACAACCGCGTGAATCCGGCCGACGCGCCGATCATGACCCTGATGCTCACATCCGATAGCCGCCAGTTGCGCGACGTGAACGACTTGGCTGACTCGATCCTCGCGCAAAAGCTATCGCAGGTGCAGGGCGTGGGCCTGGTGTCGATCGCGGGCAATGTGCGTCCGGCGGTGCGTATTCAGGTGAATCCCGCGCAGCTCGCCAATCTCGGCCTGACGATGGAAGACGTGCGCAATGCGCTCACCGAGGCCAACGTCAACGCGCCCAAGGGCACGCTCAACGGCGCCACGCAGTCCTACACTATTTCGACCAACGACCAGCTTGCCACGGCGGCCGAGTACAAGGACACCATCCTCTCCTACAACAGCAGCACCAACGCGCCAGTGCGTCTGTCCGACGTGGCCAAGGTGGTGGATGGTGTCGAAAACGATCAGCTAGCCGCCTGGGCCAATGGCAAGCCGGCCGTATTGCTGGATATCCGCCGCCAGCCGGGTGCGAACATCGTGCAGACGGTGGCGCAAATCCGCCAGATCCTGCCGCAATTGCGCAGCGTGTTGCCGGCCGACGTACATCTGGATATCTTCGCCGACCGCACCATCACCATCCGCGCCTCGGTGGAAGATGTGCAATTCACCCTGCTGCTTACCATCGCGCTGGTGGTGGCGGTGATCTTCGTGTTCCTGCGCCGCCTGTGGGCCACGATCATTCCGTCGATAGCGGTGCCGCTATCGCTGCTCGGCACGTTCGGCGTGATGTCGTTCGCCAACATGTCGCTGGACAATCTCTCGCTGATGGCGCTGACCGTCGCCACCGGTTTCGTGGTGGACGATGCGATCGTGATGATCGAGAACATCGTGCGCTATATCGAGCAGGGCAAGAGTGGGCAGGAAGCGGCAGAGATCGGCGCCAAGGAAATCGGCTTCACGGTGCTGTCGCTGACCGTTTCGTTGATCGCCGTATTCCTGCCGCTGCTGTTGATGCCCGGCGTCACGGGACGACTGTTCCACGAATTTGCCTGGGTGCTGGCCACCGCTGTCGTCATCTCGATGCTGGTGTCGCTGACGCTCACACCCATGATGTGCGCCTATCTGCTGCGTCCGGATGCCTTGCCGGAAGGCGAGGATGCCCACGAGCGCCATGCGGCAGCCGGCAAACGCACCGTGTGGAGTCGCACGGTGTCACTGTACGAAACCTCGCTGGATTGGGTGCTCGATCATCAGCGCTTGATGATCCTGGTCGCCGTCGTCACCATTGTGGTGACGGTCTTCCTCTACATCGTTATTCCGAAGGGTCTGTTGCCCGAACAGGACACTGGGCTGATCACGGGTGTGGTGCAGGCTGACCAGAACGTCGCCTTCCCGCAGATGGAACAGCGCACCAAGGCGGTGGCCGACGCGCTGCAGAAAGATCCCAACGTGGCGGGCGTGGCGGCCTTTATCGGCGCCGGCTCGATCAACCCTACGCTCAACCAGGGCCAGCTCAGCATCGTGCTGAAAGATCGCAGCAAGCGCGGCAGCCTGGATAACGTGGTAGCGAGCTTGCAGAACGCGGCAGCGAATATTCCAGGCGTGGCGCTGTACTTGAAACCAGTGCAGGACGTGACGTTGGATACACGCGTTGCCGCGACCGAATACCAGTACTCGATGTCCGATGTGAATTCGGATGAGCTGGCGCAATACGCCACGCAGATGACACAGGCCCTGCGCGCACGGCCGGAGCTGGCGGACGTCGACAACAACCTGGCCAATCAGGGCAACGCGCTCAAGCTCACCATCGACCGCGACAAGGCCAGCACCCTGGGCGTGCCGGTGCAGACCATCGACGACACACTGTATGACTCCTTCGGCCAGCGCCAGATTTCCACCATCTTCACCCAGTTGAACCAGTACCGCGTGGTGCTGGAGGTGGAACCGCAATTTCGTTCCAGCACCTCGCTGCTCAATCAGTTGACGGTGAAGAGCAACGGCAGTGGCGCACTTACCGGCAGCAATGCCACCACCTTCGGTCAGGCCACGTCGAGCAACTCCTCGACCGCCACCGGCATCGGCGTGGCGAACACCGGCATCATTCTCGGCGCGGGTGGCACCATTCCGCTGGCATCGCTGGTTAACGCGGAAGTGACGACGGCGCCGCTGGTGATCAGTCATCAGCAGCAACTTCCCGCAGTGACGGTTTCGTTCAACCTGGCGCCAGGCTATTCGCTGTCGCAGGCTGTCGATGCGATTCACGAGGTGGAGAAGAAACTCAACTTCCCACCCCAGGTACGCGGCCAGTTCATCGGCAAGGCGGCGGAGTTCTCCTCCTCGCTGAGCAACGAAGCCCTGTTGCTGCTCGCTTCGGTGATCGTGATCTACATCGTGCTGGGTGTGTTGTATGAAAGCTACATCCACCCGATCACCATCATCTCCACTCTGCCGCCGGCGGGCGTGGGTGCCTTGCTGGCGCTGATCCTGTGCAACATGAGCCTGTCGGTGGACGGCATCGTGGGCATCGTGTTGCTGATCGGCATCGTGAAGAAGAACGCGATCATGATGATCGACTTCGCGATCGAGGCACAGCGGACCGGCATGAGGCCGCGCGAGGCCATCCATCGCGCCTGCCTGTTGCGCTTCCGCCCGATCATGATGACTACCGCGGCGGCCATGCTGGGTGCTTTGCCATTGGCGCTGGGCAATGGCATCGGCGCCGAATTGCGGCGTCCGCTTGGTGTGTCGATTGTCGGCGGCTTGCTACTGTCGCAGTTGGTGACGCTCTACACCACCCCGGTGATCTATCTATACATGGAGCGGTTCTCGGACTGGCTGGGTGAGCGCAGGGAGCGGCGCGCGCTGCGCCACGCGCAGCGTGGCGCCGTCTAA
- a CDS encoding c-type cytochrome, which produces MSKSDRSFLHQFSLLIAGLGVLTLVLIFTAWTIYEHEPKEINPNAAQQLSASLAPNGAVYAGNTGRAAMEAAQAAAAKAAAAQVAFGGSTDGKTIFEGVCTSCHTAGVLGAPKLGNKEAWAPRIAEGIDTLVQHAINGYHGPDGNTMPPKGNYPSLNDAQVKAAVNWIVEQSK; this is translated from the coding sequence ATGAGCAAGTCAGACCGGAGTTTTCTGCATCAGTTCTCGTTGCTTATCGCCGGCCTTGGTGTACTGACCCTGGTCCTTATCTTCACCGCCTGGACGATCTACGAGCACGAGCCGAAGGAAATCAATCCAAACGCCGCGCAACAACTTTCCGCCAGTCTTGCCCCGAACGGGGCCGTATACGCCGGCAATACCGGCCGCGCAGCGATGGAAGCAGCCCAGGCCGCGGCCGCCAAGGCGGCGGCCGCGCAAGTCGCGTTTGGCGGCTCCACCGATGGCAAAACCATTTTTGAAGGCGTCTGCACGAGCTGCCACACCGCCGGCGTGCTCGGCGCCCCCAAGCTGGGCAACAAGGAAGCGTGGGCGCCGCGCATTGCCGAAGGCATCGACACCCTGGTACAGCACGCCATCAACGGCTACCACGGCCCGGATGGCAACACGATGCCGCCGAAGGGCAACTATCCCAGCTTGAACGACGCGCAGGTGAAGGCCGCCGTGAACTGGATAGTGGAGCAGTCAAAGTAA
- a CDS encoding antitoxin Xre/MbcA/ParS toxin-binding domain-containing protein yields the protein MSQLRHLQFVREAKMNTRHSSPNPKRSKNAPIHLAESTEVHGHAGAKFIKRHKVGKKRQIVMVFNPKGWDRVAERKERYVELFQSPPLLRAELVKAGMPAKVVKTLAQDMKLEQVELLGFMGVTKATFNRRLQDQKPLDLPASERVLGVMRLVGQVEKMVQESGDPEGFDASAWIGHWLEQPLPALGGEPPSKYMDTSGGQELVSQLLAQAQSGAYA from the coding sequence ATGTCTCAGTTGAGACATTTGCAATTTGTGCGAGAAGCGAAAATGAACACCCGGCACTCATCCCCAAACCCCAAACGGTCTAAAAACGCTCCGATACATCTGGCCGAATCCACCGAGGTGCACGGTCATGCTGGCGCTAAGTTCATCAAACGCCACAAAGTGGGAAAAAAAAGGCAAATCGTCATGGTCTTCAATCCGAAAGGATGGGACCGCGTTGCAGAGCGCAAAGAACGTTACGTTGAATTGTTTCAATCGCCGCCGCTGCTTCGCGCTGAACTTGTGAAAGCAGGGATGCCCGCCAAGGTTGTAAAAACATTGGCCCAGGACATGAAGCTAGAACAAGTCGAATTACTCGGTTTCATGGGGGTCACAAAAGCGACTTTCAATCGGCGCCTTCAAGATCAGAAGCCGTTGGACCTACCTGCGTCTGAGCGGGTCCTGGGTGTGATGAGATTGGTTGGCCAGGTTGAAAAGATGGTGCAGGAAAGTGGTGACCCTGAAGGGTTTGACGCTTCGGCGTGGATTGGCCATTGGTTGGAACAGCCTTTGCCTGCGCTGGGTGGCGAACCACCATCGAAGTACATGGATACGTCGGGTGGACAGGAACTTGTTTCGCAACTGCTTGCGCAAGCGCAATCGGGCGCCTACGCGTGA
- a CDS encoding RES family NAD+ phosphorylase yields MTITAWRIGTDTPDYTAEDKSGTGAKMSGGRWNRPGNHMLYTATSVALACLETLVHLKVGSLPLNRYLVRLDIPNPVWSAAEHVDPSNLAMVGWDAEPAGAVSLNTGDAWLAANSSAILRVPSVIVPEECNVLINPKHPDATSISAIKLRKFVYDRRFRA; encoded by the coding sequence GTGACAATCACCGCATGGAGGATCGGCACCGATACGCCGGATTACACCGCCGAGGATAAGTCGGGAACTGGCGCCAAAATGTCGGGCGGTCGATGGAATCGGCCGGGCAATCACATGCTCTACACCGCAACGTCAGTTGCCCTTGCCTGTCTTGAGACATTGGTACATCTCAAGGTCGGTTCGCTGCCGTTGAATCGATACCTTGTGCGGCTCGACATTCCCAATCCAGTGTGGAGCGCGGCTGAGCATGTCGACCCGAGCAATCTCGCCATGGTTGGATGGGATGCAGAACCAGCCGGCGCGGTTTCACTCAATACGGGCGATGCATGGCTTGCCGCTAACAGCAGCGCTATTTTGCGGGTCCCTTCTGTGATTGTGCCGGAGGAATGTAATGTGCTGATCAATCCTAAGCATCCTGATGCGACAAGCATTAGTGCAATCAAGCTTCGGAAGTTTGTCTACGACCGACGGTTCCGGGCCTAA
- the zapE gene encoding cell division protein ZapE, with protein sequence MADISPSARYQEGVAAHRWTSDPAQLAVLPELDRIQAALCAGADNNSLFGRLKSLLGAEARAAVPGLYLWGSVGRGKTFLMDLFAASLPHGVTLRRHFHRFMGEVHESLRELGGRQNPLVDVAAGIAARCRVLCLDEFLVNDIGDAMILANLFEALFARGVTLVTTSNTAPENLYKDGLQRSRFLPAIAAIQAQCRVVEMISAHDWRLRALTHAPVYHTPPGLEAERELSRIFSSQAQGEVIAGGELIINDRPIPMRKRADNILWFDFEALCDGPRAVADYIALAKSGPAVIISNVPQFTIYSEDPAKRFIQLVDEFYDRHVKLILSAAAPITELYDGNRLRAEFGRTESRLIEMQSQEYLALEHRP encoded by the coding sequence ATGGCAGATATTTCCCCCAGCGCGCGTTATCAAGAAGGCGTCGCCGCGCACCGCTGGACTTCCGATCCGGCACAGCTTGCCGTGCTGCCGGAGCTCGACCGCATACAGGCCGCACTCTGCGCGGGCGCCGACAACAACAGCCTGTTCGGCCGGCTGAAATCCCTGCTCGGCGCGGAAGCGCGCGCCGCCGTGCCCGGCCTTTATTTGTGGGGTAGCGTGGGTCGCGGCAAGACCTTCCTGATGGATCTGTTCGCCGCCAGCCTGCCGCATGGCGTAACACTGCGACGTCACTTCCATCGCTTCATGGGCGAAGTGCACGAGAGTTTGCGCGAACTGGGCGGCCGGCAGAATCCACTGGTCGACGTAGCCGCCGGCATTGCCGCGCGTTGCCGTGTGCTGTGCTTGGATGAATTCCTGGTCAACGACATCGGCGATGCGATGATCCTGGCGAACCTGTTCGAGGCGTTGTTTGCGCGTGGCGTCACCCTCGTCACCACCTCCAATACCGCACCGGAGAATCTCTACAAAGACGGTCTGCAACGCTCACGCTTCCTGCCCGCCATTGCGGCGATCCAAGCGCAGTGCCGCGTGGTGGAGATGATCTCGGCGCACGACTGGCGCCTGCGCGCACTGACGCATGCACCGGTGTATCACACGCCCCCCGGTCTGGAAGCAGAGCGTGAATTGTCCCGCATTTTTTCCAGCCAGGCGCAGGGCGAGGTCATCGCCGGCGGCGAGTTGATCATCAACGACCGGCCGATTCCCATGCGCAAACGCGCCGACAATATCCTGTGGTTCGACTTTGAAGCCCTATGCGATGGCCCGCGAGCCGTGGCCGATTACATCGCACTGGCGAAGAGCGGCCCGGCCGTGATCATCTCCAACGTGCCGCAGTTCACTATCTACAGTGAAGACCCTGCCAAGCGTTTTATCCAGTTGGTCGACGAGTTCTACGATCGCCATGTGAAGCTGATTCTTTCCGCGGCGGCACCGATCACCGAGCTGTATGACGGCAATCGCCTGCGCGCGGAATTCGGGCGTACCGAGTCGCGCTTGATCGAGATGCAGAGCCAGGAATATCTCGCGCTGGAACATCGCCCGTAG